In Chitinivorax sp. PXF-14, one genomic interval encodes:
- a CDS encoding H-NS family nucleoid-associated regulatory protein, which translates to MKTPRTLANQAEGKAPERPLSNLRDCLKALTADNLAILAELERQATEINKAIQTQKSNIKNAVLLFISEVIREYEVTAEDVLAIQRKTEKSTKPAIALKFRDPENHDNIWSGRGARPRWLTDRIKLNRSPFVEAATSDNENDAVRLNERLAKGLV; encoded by the coding sequence TTGAAAACACCCCGCACCTTAGCAAACCAAGCGGAGGGTAAGGCGCCAGAGCGTCCGTTATCCAATTTGAGGGATTGTTTGAAGGCGCTAACTGCCGACAATTTGGCGATCCTCGCCGAACTTGAACGGCAAGCTACTGAAATAAATAAAGCGATACAAACGCAGAAATCAAATATCAAAAATGCGGTATTGTTGTTCATCAGCGAAGTTATAAGAGAATACGAAGTTACCGCTGAAGACGTTCTGGCAATTCAACGTAAAACAGAGAAGTCGACGAAGCCAGCAATTGCTTTAAAATTCCGTGACCCAGAAAACCATGACAATATTTGGTCTGGTCGTGGAGCTCGACCACGATGGCTTACTGATCGCATAAAGCTAAACCGATCGCCATTTGTCGAAGCGGCAACGTCAGATAATGAAAACGATGCCGTACGGCTAAATGAGCGCCTTGCAAAAGGTTTGGTGTAA
- the arsA gene encoding arsenical pump-driving ATPase, with the protein MHFLAQAPRFLFFTGKGGVGKTSIACATALRLAADGKRVLLVSTDPASNVGQVFGIEIGNHITAIPTVDNLSALEIDPQAAAQAYRDRIVGPVRGVLPEPVVKGIEEQLSGACTTEIAAFDEFTALLTDTDLTQQYDHIIFDTAPTGHTIRLLQLPGAWSGFLEQGKGDASCLGPLAGLEKQRTQYKAAVAALADGQRTRLILVARAQQATLREVARTHEELAAIGLSQQYLVINGVLPAPEIDHDPLAAAIYQREQAALGAIPAALLKLPTDQVELKPFNLVGLDALRQLLDVQTSPARAVAEVEAPLLRAPNLSELVEHIAADGHGLVMLMGKGGVGKTTLAAAVAVELAQRGLPVHLTTSDPAAHLVETLNGTLDNLTVSRIDPQAETERYRQQVLATKGASLDEPGRALLEEDLRSPCTEEIAVFQAFSRIIREAGRKFVVMDTAPTGHTLLLLDATGAYHREVTRQMGDKGLHFTTPMMQLQDPKQTKVLLVTLAETTPVLEAANLQADLRRAGIEPWAWVINNSVAATTVSSPLLRQRARNELREIDAVATRHAQRYAVVPLQQQEPIGVDRLLQLAEGQIQTWETN; encoded by the coding sequence ATGCACTTCCTTGCACAGGCCCCCAGATTCCTGTTTTTTACCGGTAAGGGTGGCGTCGGTAAAACCTCCATCGCCTGTGCCACCGCCCTCCGGTTGGCGGCTGACGGGAAGCGGGTATTGCTGGTGAGTACTGACCCGGCCTCGAACGTGGGGCAAGTGTTTGGCATCGAGATTGGCAATCACATTACCGCTATTCCAACGGTCGACAACTTGTCGGCGCTGGAAATCGATCCGCAGGCAGCGGCGCAAGCCTACCGCGATCGAATTGTCGGCCCGGTGCGTGGCGTGCTGCCCGAGCCGGTGGTGAAAGGGATTGAAGAGCAGCTTTCCGGGGCCTGTACCACGGAAATCGCTGCGTTCGACGAGTTCACTGCGCTGTTGACTGACACAGACCTGACACAGCAGTACGATCACATCATTTTTGACACAGCGCCAACTGGCCACACGATCCGCCTGTTGCAGCTGCCCGGCGCGTGGAGTGGCTTTCTGGAACAAGGCAAGGGTGATGCCTCGTGTCTTGGCCCACTGGCCGGCCTGGAAAAGCAACGGACACAGTACAAAGCCGCCGTCGCCGCCTTGGCCGATGGCCAGCGTACCCGCCTGATCCTGGTTGCCCGCGCGCAGCAGGCCACCTTGCGGGAGGTGGCGCGCACCCATGAAGAGTTGGCCGCTATCGGTTTGTCGCAACAGTATCTGGTCATCAATGGCGTATTGCCTGCGCCGGAAATTGACCACGACCCGTTGGCCGCCGCGATCTACCAACGTGAACAGGCAGCGCTCGGTGCGATTCCAGCCGCCTTGCTCAAGCTGCCCACCGATCAGGTCGAGCTCAAACCGTTCAACCTGGTTGGATTGGACGCGCTGCGCCAGTTGCTGGATGTCCAGACCTCTCCAGCACGTGCTGTAGCTGAGGTTGAAGCACCGCTGCTGCGAGCGCCCAACCTATCCGAGCTGGTCGAGCACATCGCTGCCGATGGCCATGGCCTGGTGATGCTAATGGGCAAAGGCGGTGTCGGTAAAACCACGCTGGCGGCAGCGGTTGCGGTCGAGTTGGCGCAGCGCGGACTGCCGGTCCATCTGACTACCTCGGACCCGGCGGCACACCTGGTGGAAACGCTGAACGGCACGCTCGATAACCTGACCGTCAGCCGTATCGACCCGCAAGCCGAAACTGAACGTTACCGGCAACAAGTGTTGGCGACCAAAGGCGCCAGCCTGGATGAACCAGGACGCGCCTTGCTGGAAGAAGACTTGCGCTCACCCTGCACCGAGGAAATCGCTGTGTTCCAGGCATTCTCGCGAATTATTCGCGAAGCCGGCAGGAAATTCGTGGTGATGGATACCGCACCAACGGGCCACACCCTCTTGCTGTTGGATGCCACCGGCGCCTACCACCGCGAAGTCACCCGGCAAATGGGCGACAAGGGGCTGCACTTCACCACGCCGATGATGCAGTTGCAGGATCCGAAACAAACCAAAGTGCTGCTGGTCACGCTGGCGGAAACCACGCCGGTGCTGGAGGCGGCCAATCTGCAAGCGGATCTTCGGCGCGCGGGCATTGAGCCGTGGGCCTGGGTCATCAACAACAGCGTCGCGGCCACGACCGTGAGTTCCCCCTTGCTGCGTCAGCGTGCACGCAACGAATTGCGTGAAATCGATGCGGTCGCAACACGCCACGCGCAACGTTATGCGGTCGTACCCTTGCAACAACAGGAGCCGATCGGAGTAGACCGCTTGCTACAGCTGGCAGAAGGCCAGATCCAAACTTGGGAGACAAACTGA
- a CDS encoding arsenate reductase ArsC: MSDKTYNVLFICTGNSARSILAEVIMNHLGRGQFQAYSAGSHPRGEVHPLTLETLRHYRHDIDSLRSKSWAEFAQPDAPKMDFIFTVCDNAAGEACPTWPGQPMTAHWGFTDPSQTEGETEDKLKAFSRTYMEIANRLRIFLSLPLEKIDRLSLQNQLRQLGSNR; encoded by the coding sequence ATGAGCGATAAAACGTACAACGTGCTGTTCATCTGCACCGGTAATTCGGCGCGTAGCATCCTGGCCGAAGTCATCATGAACCATCTGGGGCGCGGCCAGTTCCAGGCATACAGCGCCGGTAGCCATCCACGCGGCGAGGTCCATCCGCTGACGCTGGAGACGCTGCGTCACTACCGGCATGATATCGACAGCTTGCGTAGCAAGAGCTGGGCTGAATTCGCACAACCTGATGCACCCAAGATGGATTTCATCTTTACCGTTTGCGACAACGCGGCGGGCGAAGCGTGTCCCACCTGGCCGGGCCAACCGATGACGGCGCACTGGGGCTTTACCGATCCGTCGCAGACCGAAGGCGAGACCGAGGACAAACTGAAGGCGTTCTCGCGCACCTATATGGAAATCGCCAATCGACTGCGCATTTTCTTGAGCCTGCCACTTGAGAAGATCGACCGCTTGTCGCTACAAAACCAACTCAGACAACTTGGAAGCAATCGTTAA
- a CDS encoding MIP/aquaporin family protein translates to MDLKRRLVAEWLGTALLLATVVGSGIMAERLSGGNVGVALLANAIATGGGLVALILTFGGISGAHFNPAVSLAAAIRRELAPRDAALYVVVQIVGAFCGVAAAHGMFGEALFFASQHVRTGPAQWWSEFVATFGLLAVIFGCSRSRPEAVPFAVACYIVGAYWFTASTSFANPAVTLARAATDTFAGIRPQDAPGFIVAQLIGAVSATLLFGWLQRDKAALSLDLLANAGKDRSVTQLQD, encoded by the coding sequence ATGGACTTGAAACGTAGACTGGTGGCCGAATGGCTCGGCACAGCGCTGTTGCTCGCCACTGTGGTGGGCTCCGGCATCATGGCTGAGCGACTTTCGGGTGGAAATGTGGGTGTGGCCTTGTTGGCCAATGCCATTGCAACCGGCGGTGGCCTAGTCGCGCTGATCCTAACCTTTGGTGGCATTTCCGGCGCCCACTTCAACCCGGCTGTTTCGCTGGCGGCCGCTATCCGTCGTGAACTGGCACCACGTGACGCGGCGCTGTACGTGGTGGTGCAGATCGTCGGCGCCTTCTGCGGGGTGGCGGCGGCACATGGCATGTTCGGCGAAGCGCTGTTCTTTGCCTCGCAGCATGTTCGTACTGGGCCAGCCCAATGGTGGAGCGAATTTGTCGCGACCTTCGGACTGTTGGCCGTCATCTTCGGTTGCTCGCGTAGCCGTCCCGAAGCGGTCCCATTTGCAGTGGCCTGCTACATTGTGGGTGCATACTGGTTCACCGCCTCGACCTCGTTCGCCAATCCTGCGGTGACGCTAGCGCGCGCCGCAACTGATACGTTTGCCGGCATCCGCCCACAGGATGCCCCTGGGTTTATCGTCGCGCAGCTCATCGGGGCCGTCAGCGCAACACTGCTATTCGGTTGGTTACAGCGCGACAAGGCCGCGCTATCACTGGATTTGTTGGCGAATGCGGGCAAGGACAGATCCGTGACACAGCTTCAAGACTGA
- a CDS encoding DUF2703 domain-containing protein, with amino-acid sequence MKTLPIVWQRLVSGGQTCPRCAGTGDEVERACQQLREQLQPLGIEPVLEIREIDSTEFKANRLYYQGMSRVGCMPCINAGKDEIRVIAVRRPGHVSRIADWEWRVSQCSKHGFSTFFHKVDNLTGSPASIFARSKIDQVVDWANTSRGGRQYDLLAGLVDATACSSAYGLCE; translated from the coding sequence ATGAAGACACTTCCCATTGTTTGGCAACGGCTGGTCTCCGGCGGGCAAACCTGTCCTCGCTGTGCCGGCACCGGTGACGAAGTTGAGCGGGCATGCCAGCAGCTGCGCGAGCAGCTTCAACCACTCGGCATCGAGCCCGTATTGGAAATTCGAGAGATCGACTCAACCGAGTTCAAGGCTAACAGACTTTACTACCAAGGAATGAGTCGAGTGGGATGCATGCCATGTATCAACGCCGGCAAGGATGAAATCAGAGTAATTGCAGTTCGACGCCCCGGCCATGTCTCGCGCATTGCAGACTGGGAGTGGCGCGTCAGTCAGTGTAGCAAGCACGGGTTTTCAACGTTCTTTCACAAAGTGGATAACCTCACGGGGTCACCGGCGTCAATTTTCGCTCGGAGCAAGATTGATCAAGTCGTCGACTGGGCCAACACCAGTCGTGGCGGGCGGCAATATGACCTTTTGGCTGGACTGGTTGACGCAACTGCATGCTCATCTGCTTATGGATTGTGTGAATAG
- a CDS encoding DNA-binding protein, whose translation MARNPNETEALAWDACDTIGARELRKPTVEEVMAHMGKRNPTIAGRVINEWMAARLHEALAEPDSALKRAVATVMELAMREGQATLEAERATLLAAQERAQLAIDAAEARVATIEGEAATARQAQALALAAQEATQAQLQQQVDTLSGQLDSAQTAQRETQAALATEREGRLQEGRLQDQQRQVLMREVALARDELEQQAGQHQAEVQRLVRMTTVLSDANARQHDELALMRARLDKTTHELSTAAAQLEQARHEIEGQTARATQLAEQLQAELGRRAGAEAAVQQHEAEVGRLRGREQELLEGVVTLRLQLQAAAAVSRPA comes from the coding sequence ATGGCACGTAATCCCAATGAAACTGAGGCCCTGGCGTGGGACGCCTGCGACACCATCGGTGCGCGCGAACTGCGCAAACCGACGGTCGAGGAGGTGATGGCCCACATGGGCAAGCGCAACCCGACCATCGCCGGGCGCGTGATCAACGAATGGATGGCGGCGCGGTTGCACGAGGCGCTGGCCGAGCCGGACAGTGCGTTGAAGCGAGCCGTGGCCACGGTGATGGAACTGGCGATGCGCGAGGGACAAGCCACGCTCGAGGCGGAGCGGGCCACGCTGCTGGCCGCCCAGGAGCGCGCGCAGCTGGCCATCGACGCGGCCGAGGCGCGTGTCGCCACGATCGAGGGCGAGGCGGCCACGGCCCGCCAGGCGCAGGCGCTGGCACTGGCCGCGCAGGAGGCGACGCAGGCGCAGCTGCAGCAGCAAGTCGACACGCTGTCTGGGCAGCTGGACAGTGCCCAGACAGCGCAGCGCGAGACGCAGGCGGCGCTGGCCACGGAACGCGAGGGGCGGCTGCAGGAGGGGCGGCTGCAGGATCAGCAGCGGCAGGTATTGATGCGCGAGGTGGCGCTGGCGCGCGACGAGCTCGAGCAGCAGGCGGGCCAGCACCAGGCCGAGGTGCAGCGCCTGGTGCGCATGACCACTGTGCTCAGCGACGCCAACGCGCGCCAGCACGACGAGCTGGCATTGATGCGGGCGCGGCTGGACAAGACGACGCACGAGTTGTCGACCGCCGCGGCCCAGCTCGAGCAGGCGCGCCACGAGATAGAGGGCCAGACAGCCCGGGCGACGCAACTGGCCGAGCAGCTGCAGGCGGAGCTCGGCCGGCGCGCCGGCGCCGAGGCGGCGGTGCAGCAGCACGAGGCCGAGGTCGGGCGCTTGCGGGGGCGTGAGCAGGAGTTGCTGGAGGGGGTGGTAACGCTGCGGTTGCAGCTGCAGGCGGCAGCGGCCGTTAGTCGGCCTGCCTAG
- a CDS encoding DNA adenine methylase, translating to MMKTTALADSTILRPALRYHGSKFRLASWLLGFFPPHKCYVEPFGGAAGVLLQKPRAYAEVYNDLDSEVANFFAVLRDPVDRAKLIEGCTLTPYARDEFDLAWEPTDDPIEKARRMAVRAQMGFGSAGATKGQTGFRIDTAREYATAQHLWSHYPDALARAGQRLSGVLIENRPAIEVMRQHDAPDTLHFVDPPYLHSTRVLQGGTGGTRGYYRHEMSDADHIQLIGALRELKGMVVLSGYPSDLYGTHLADWLQYSKPSRISAGRGTSVRTEVVWLNQACSEAVHNAGLFEKCSA from the coding sequence ATGATGAAAACCACAGCACTTGCTGACTCAACCATCCTACGTCCGGCGCTCCGCTACCACGGAAGCAAGTTTCGCCTCGCTTCGTGGCTCCTGGGCTTTTTCCCTCCGCATAAATGCTATGTCGAACCATTCGGCGGCGCGGCCGGCGTTCTGTTGCAGAAGCCCAGGGCCTACGCCGAGGTTTACAACGACCTCGACAGTGAGGTGGCCAACTTCTTCGCAGTGCTTCGAGATCCTGTAGATCGAGCAAAGCTTATCGAAGGCTGCACGTTGACGCCGTACGCTAGAGACGAGTTCGACCTTGCATGGGAACCAACCGACGACCCCATCGAGAAAGCCCGTCGTATGGCAGTTCGGGCACAAATGGGGTTTGGATCAGCTGGTGCCACCAAAGGACAGACTGGCTTCCGTATTGACACGGCAAGAGAGTACGCCACAGCCCAACACCTGTGGTCTCACTACCCGGACGCCCTGGCTCGAGCTGGCCAGCGTCTGAGCGGCGTATTGATCGAAAACCGACCAGCAATTGAGGTCATGCGTCAGCACGACGCGCCCGATACCCTGCATTTTGTCGATCCGCCGTATCTTCATTCCACCCGCGTGCTGCAAGGTGGTACTGGGGGAACACGCGGCTATTACCGCCACGAAATGAGCGACGCCGATCACATCCAGTTGATAGGGGCCTTACGTGAACTAAAGGGGATGGTAGTCCTGAGCGGATACCCGTCAGACCTTTACGGCACGCACCTGGCTGACTGGCTTCAGTATTCAAAACCAAGTCGGATTTCAGCAGGTCGAGGAACTTCCGTTCGTACTGAAGTCGTGTGGCTGAATCAGGCTTGCAGCGAAGCCGTCCACAATGCCGGTCTATTCGAAAAGTGCTCTGCCTGA
- a CDS encoding N-6 DNA methylase: protein MAEQTGSGASLADFIWKNAEDLWGDFKHTDFGKIILPFTLLRRLECVLEPTRESVRESHAAFKDAGIDIDLVLRQATRYPFYNTSEYALATLGSTKTRQNLQDYIAHFSDNARIIFEQFDFTNTVIRLDKAGVLFKICKNFAGIDLHPEAVPDRVMSNLYEHLIRRFGAEVNEGAEDFMTPRDVVHLATALLLDPDDALFESNPGLIRTLYDPTCGTGGFLTDAMNHVAEYGNRFKVPPVLVPHGQELEPETHAVCLTSMLLRTLESDPGRDLSKNIRLGSTLSNDQFANERFHYCLSNPPFGKKWEKDSDAVNAEHKEKKYDGRFGPGLPRINDGSMLFLMHLASKLELPENGGGRAAIVLSGSPLFNGGAGSGESEIRRWLLENDLVEAIVALPTEIFFRTGIGTYLWILSNKKDGRRENRVQLINATGFWSSIKNEGNKRRIVDDEQRRQIVDIYAAAENSDVSRMIDYRTFGYRRIKVLRPLRMSLVVDDAGLSKLQDEKAWQKLSPEHQQVWLGALQQHMGTTHLFAWAESFADETVRSALASGKVIKAGKTFVKALTNAFGVRDPQGEPVLDADGAVVADPELTDYENVPLTEDIRDYLAREVLPHLPDAYIDETFRDDNDKAIGRVGYEINFNRFFYQYVPPRKLHEIDAELKQVESEIAALLAEVATE, encoded by the coding sequence ATGGCAGAACAGACAGGCTCGGGCGCATCGCTGGCGGATTTCATCTGGAAAAACGCCGAAGACCTTTGGGGTGATTTCAAGCACACGGATTTCGGCAAGATCATCCTGCCGTTCACGCTGCTGCGCCGTTTGGAATGCGTACTGGAACCCACCCGCGAAAGCGTTCGAGAAAGTCATGCCGCCTTCAAGGATGCCGGGATCGATATTGATCTAGTGCTCCGTCAGGCCACACGCTACCCGTTCTACAACACGTCAGAATACGCGCTGGCCACACTGGGTAGCACAAAGACCCGCCAGAACCTCCAAGACTACATCGCCCACTTCTCGGACAACGCCCGCATCATCTTCGAGCAGTTCGACTTCACGAACACCGTCATTCGTCTCGACAAGGCCGGTGTCCTCTTCAAGATTTGCAAGAATTTCGCCGGTATCGATCTGCATCCGGAGGCGGTGCCGGATCGCGTGATGAGCAACCTCTACGAGCATCTGATCCGCCGATTTGGTGCCGAGGTCAATGAAGGGGCTGAGGACTTCATGACGCCCCGCGATGTGGTGCATCTGGCCACGGCCCTGCTGCTTGACCCGGACGACGCTCTGTTTGAATCGAATCCCGGCCTTATCCGTACCCTGTATGACCCGACGTGTGGCACGGGCGGCTTTCTGACCGACGCCATGAACCACGTTGCCGAGTACGGCAATCGTTTCAAAGTTCCGCCCGTGCTTGTTCCTCATGGACAAGAGCTTGAGCCGGAAACTCATGCCGTCTGTCTGACCAGCATGTTGCTGCGCACCCTCGAATCCGATCCTGGCCGCGACCTGTCAAAGAACATCCGTCTGGGCAGTACGCTCTCCAATGACCAGTTCGCCAACGAGCGCTTCCATTACTGCCTCTCAAATCCTCCCTTCGGCAAGAAGTGGGAGAAGGATTCAGACGCCGTAAATGCCGAGCACAAGGAAAAGAAGTACGACGGTCGTTTTGGCCCCGGCCTGCCGCGCATCAATGATGGCTCGATGCTGTTCCTGATGCACTTGGCCAGCAAGCTGGAGTTGCCTGAGAACGGCGGTGGCCGTGCCGCCATCGTGCTATCAGGGTCGCCGTTGTTTAACGGCGGGGCTGGCTCAGGGGAGTCTGAGATTCGCCGCTGGCTGCTGGAGAACGATCTGGTGGAAGCCATCGTGGCGTTGCCCACTGAAATCTTCTTCCGCACCGGCATCGGCACCTATCTCTGGATTCTCTCGAACAAGAAGGACGGGCGCAGGGAAAATCGCGTCCAACTCATCAACGCCACCGGCTTCTGGTCGTCGATCAAGAACGAAGGCAACAAGCGCCGGATCGTGGATGACGAGCAGCGCCGCCAGATTGTCGACATCTATGCCGCTGCCGAAAACAGCGATGTTTCACGGATGATCGATTACCGCACCTTCGGCTATCGCCGTATCAAGGTGTTGCGCCCGCTGCGCATGTCCTTGGTTGTTGATGACGCTGGACTGTCCAAACTGCAAGACGAAAAGGCTTGGCAGAAGCTCTCTCCGGAGCATCAGCAAGTCTGGCTGGGAGCATTGCAGCAACACATGGGCACTACCCATCTCTTTGCCTGGGCAGAATCCTTTGCCGATGAAACGGTGCGTTCAGCATTGGCTTCTGGCAAGGTCATCAAGGCGGGCAAGACCTTCGTCAAGGCGCTAACCAACGCCTTTGGCGTGCGCGATCCACAGGGCGAACCAGTGCTCGATGCCGATGGTGCAGTTGTCGCCGATCCTGAATTGACCGACTACGAGAACGTGCCGCTGACCGAAGACATCCGCGACTACCTGGCCCGTGAAGTCCTGCCACATCTGCCGGATGCCTATATCGACGAAACCTTCCGCGACGACAACGACAAGGCCATTGGCCGCGTCGGCTACGAGATCAACTTCAACCGCTTCTTTTACCAGTACGTGCCGCCGCGCAAGCTGCATGAAATCGATGCGGAGCTGAAGCAGGTTGAGTCGGAAATTGCTGCGCTACTGGCTGAGGTTGCGACGGAATAA
- a CDS encoding tyrosine-type recombinase/integrase codes for MTSPDLLRALMPDPPPADEPMSIEDCALLRGRCQGLPMAVLVARYGAEGGLRTLRQTLEARKQQLLARAIRLGQTALAQRLAQPWQPALGPALESLLAAGCSQPTRAAPLWQWWPPRTVARLGRHGLHSVGDCIAWIDHAGPRWWRSLAGVGPKQGAALTRWCWEHRVSLDLPAEWRDAQQVLRARRFVRSALPAAGGALQPLEQIRYPLEQSARLDGSQGYNRAERSRLMIEAGNDREAIACYLAQYHGRPHTLRSYRAELERFLLWTIFEAQRALSDLRVNDCADYLAFLAELGDTSQWRWRQPREAWLGGHKGRRGSDDWRPFAAAPSARSQDRSRTILQAFGGWLVRVRYWADNPWDAVPRQRLAPAPPVDASHALNAAQWRFALNWIEAPGSYPPHLVHSRQRTRCLLYLAYGTGLRRAELCQARLGDLEYVVTDGLAQGYWVIKVIGKGRRARRVPLADRVVAELTRYLAARGLYGRFTTLPPELPLLDRTRDETFAAPSHGDGRTLSTGALYASLKTFFRSCATQLAREGHAGSAERFALASTHWLRHTHATLGLAGGADVGATMRNLGHAHLSTTGIYLSPDELLRKHMLDGLFDVDTVRSEPDDSASELE; via the coding sequence ATGACGAGCCCCGATCTGCTGCGGGCCCTGATGCCCGATCCGCCACCGGCGGATGAGCCAATGTCGATCGAGGACTGCGCGCTGCTGCGCGGCCGGTGCCAGGGATTGCCGATGGCAGTGCTGGTGGCGCGCTACGGCGCCGAGGGGGGCCTCAGGACGCTGCGCCAGACGCTGGAGGCGCGTAAACAGCAACTGCTGGCCCGCGCGATCCGGCTGGGGCAGACAGCGTTAGCGCAACGGCTGGCCCAGCCCTGGCAGCCGGCCCTCGGGCCGGCACTGGAGTCGTTGCTGGCGGCCGGCTGCAGCCAACCGACCCGCGCCGCGCCGCTGTGGCAGTGGTGGCCGCCACGCACGGTGGCGCGGCTGGGCCGGCACGGACTGCACAGCGTCGGCGACTGCATCGCCTGGATCGATCATGCCGGCCCGCGCTGGTGGCGTTCGCTCGCCGGCGTCGGGCCGAAACAGGGGGCCGCGCTGACGCGATGGTGCTGGGAGCATCGCGTCAGCCTGGATCTACCGGCGGAGTGGCGCGATGCCCAGCAGGTGCTCAGGGCGCGCCGCTTCGTACGCTCGGCGCTGCCCGCCGCGGGCGGTGCGCTGCAGCCGCTCGAGCAGATCCGCTACCCGCTCGAACAGAGCGCACGTCTGGACGGCAGCCAGGGCTACAACCGGGCCGAGCGCTCGCGGCTGATGATCGAGGCCGGCAACGATCGCGAGGCGATCGCCTGTTACCTGGCGCAGTATCACGGCCGGCCGCATACCTTGCGGTCGTACCGCGCCGAATTGGAGCGTTTTCTGCTGTGGACGATTTTTGAGGCGCAGCGTGCGCTGTCCGATCTGCGCGTCAACGACTGCGCCGACTACCTCGCCTTCCTGGCCGAACTCGGCGACACGAGCCAGTGGCGCTGGCGCCAGCCGCGCGAGGCCTGGCTCGGCGGTCACAAGGGACGCCGCGGCAGCGACGATTGGCGGCCGTTCGCCGCCGCACCGTCAGCGCGTAGCCAGGACCGCAGCCGTACCATCCTGCAGGCCTTCGGCGGCTGGCTGGTGCGCGTCCGCTACTGGGCCGACAATCCGTGGGACGCGGTGCCGCGCCAGCGCCTGGCACCCGCCCCGCCTGTCGACGCCAGCCACGCGCTCAACGCGGCGCAGTGGCGCTTCGCGCTCAACTGGATCGAGGCCCCGGGCAGCTATCCGCCGCACCTGGTGCACAGCCGCCAACGCACCCGCTGCCTGCTGTACCTGGCGTACGGCACCGGACTACGGCGCGCGGAATTGTGCCAGGCGCGCCTCGGCGATCTCGAGTACGTGGTGACCGATGGTCTCGCCCAGGGCTACTGGGTCATCAAGGTGATCGGCAAGGGCCGCCGCGCCCGCCGCGTGCCGCTCGCCGACCGGGTGGTGGCAGAGCTGACCCGCTACCTGGCCGCGCGCGGGTTGTACGGCCGGTTTACCACCTTGCCGCCCGAGCTGCCGCTGCTCGACCGCACCCGTGACGAGACGTTCGCGGCGCCGAGCCACGGCGACGGCCGCACGCTGAGTACGGGCGCGCTCTATGCCAGCCTAAAAACCTTCTTCCGCTCCTGCGCGACGCAACTGGCGCGCGAAGGGCATGCCGGCTCGGCTGAGCGCTTCGCGCTGGCGAGCACGCACTGGTTGCGGCACACGCACGCCACGCTGGGCCTGGCCGGCGGCGCCGACGTCGGCGCTACCATGCGCAACCTGGGTCACGCTCACCTGTCAACGACAGGCATCTATCTGTCACCCGACGAGTTGCTGCGCAAACACATGCTGGACGGGTTGTTTGACGTAGACACCGTGCGATCAGAACCTGACGATTCTGCTTCGGAGCTTGAATGA